One genomic segment of Jaculus jaculus isolate mJacJac1 chromosome 2, mJacJac1.mat.Y.cur, whole genome shotgun sequence includes these proteins:
- the Arc gene encoding activity-regulated cytoskeleton-associated protein, with product MELDHMTTGGLHAYPAPRGGPAAKPNVILQIGKCRAEMLEHVRRTHRHLLTEVSKQVERELKGLHRSVGKLENNLDGYVPTGDSQRWKKSIKACLSRCQETIANLERWVKREMHVWREVFYRLERWADRLESMGGKYPVSNDPSRHTVSVGVGGPESYGQEADGYDYTVSPYAITPPPAAGELPGQEPAEGQQYQPWGSGEDGQPSPGVDTQIFEDPREFLSHLEEYLRQVGGSEEYWLSQIQNHMNGPAKKWWEFKQGSVKNWVEFKKEFLQYSEGTLSREAIQRELDLPQKHGEPLDQFLWRKRDLYQTLYVDADEEEIIQYVVGTLQPKLKRFLRHPLPKTLEQLIQRGMEVQDGLEQASEPASTPMPAEDETEALTPALTSESVASDRTQPE from the coding sequence ATGGAGCTGGACCATATGACCACCGGTGGCCTCCACGCCTATCCCGCGCCCCGGGGCGGCCCGGCCGCCAAGCCCAACGTGATCCTGCAGATCGGTAAGTGCCGGGCCGAGATGCTGGAGCACGTGCGGAGGACCCACCGGCACCTGCTCACCGAGGTGTCCAAGCAGGTGGAGCGGGAGCTGAAGGGGCTGCACAGGTCGGTGGGCAAGCTGGAGAACAACTTGGACGGCTACGTGCCCACCGGAGACTCCCAGCGCTGGAAGAAGTCCATCAAGGCCTGTCTGAGCCGCTGCCAGGAGACCATCGCCAACCTGGAGCGCTGGGTCAAGCGCGAGATGCATGTGTGGCGCGAAGTCTTCTACCGCCTAGAGAGGTGGGCCGACCGCCTGGAGTCCATGGGCGGCAAGTACCCCGTGAGCAACGATCCGAGCCGCCACACCGTCTCCGTGGGCGTGGGGGGACCCGAGAGCTACGGCCAGGAGGCTGATGGCTACGACTACACGGTGAGCCCCTATGCCATCACCCCGCCACCTGCTGCTGGGGAGCTGCCAGGACAGGAGCCAGCAGAGGGCCAGCAGTACCAGCCGTGGGGATCGGGTGAGGACGGGCAGCCAAGCCCGGGTGTGGACACACAGATCTTTGAGGACCCCCGGGAGTTCCTGAGCCACCTGGAAGAGTACCTGCGGCAGGTGGGCGGCTCTGAAGAGTACTGGCTCTCCCAGATTCAGAACCACATGAATGGGCCAGCCAAGAAGTGGTGGGAGTTCAAGCAGGGCTCTGTGAAGAACTGGGTGGAGTTCAAGAAGGAGTTTTTGCAGTACAGCGAGGGCACCCTCTCCCGAGAGGCCATCCAGCGTGAGTTGGACCTGCCACAAAAGCACGGCGAGCCACTGGACCAGTTCCTCTGGCGCAAGAGAGACCTATACCAGACATTGTACGTGGACGCGGATGAGGAGGAGATCATTCAGTACGTGGTGGGCACCCTGCAGCCCAAACTCAAGCGCTTCCTGCGTCACCCACTGCCCAAGACCCTGGAGCAGCTTATTCAGAGGGGCATGGAGGTGCAGGATGGCCTGGAGCAGGCATCGGAGCCAGCTAGCACCCCAATGCCTGCTGAAGATGAGACTGAAGCCCTCACCCCTGCCCTCACCAGTGAGTCTGTGGCCAGTGACCGGACCCAGCCTGAatag